In Artemia franciscana chromosome 4, ASM3288406v1, whole genome shotgun sequence, a single window of DNA contains:
- the LOC136025774 gene encoding craniofacial development protein 2-like, producing MKLGDSAFVYLGRKDGVHRKGVVVVMNKEAAKSCLGWEGSNNKIRIAYFKTKKFRLSVIVVYAPVELTDGVTSDSEFYLQLQEQIDRVPGRYTVFLLEAFNAQVHRNRDICYPTLDKFGVNKENCNVYRFLQFCRHNNLVITSTMFCHKMTHKLTWYSRDGKRANLIDYVIVNRRSAALIPDARVYRSAVKDVRSKDHHLVVSGVKSKLKLWKG from the coding sequence atgaaattaggtgattcAGCATTTGTTTACttaggcaggaaggatggggtacatagaaaAGGAGTAGTGGTCGTTATGAATAAGGAAGcagctaagtcttgtttaggctgggagggtagtaataataaaatacgAATTGCATACTTCAAgactaaaaagttcagattATCAGTTAttgtagtatatgcccctgttgagcTGACTGACGGAGTTACTAGTGACtctgaattttacttacagttacaggagcaaatagacagggttccTGGTAGATATACGGTGTTTTTACTAGAAGCTTTTAATGCCCAGGTGCATAGAAATAGGGATATATGTTATCCTACCCTAGATAAATTTGgtgtaaataaagaaaactgtaATGTCTACAGAtttctgcaattttgtaggcataacaatctagttataaccagtACGAtgttttgtcataaaatgacccataagttgacatggtattcacgtgatggcaagagagcaaaccttattgattatgttatagtaaaccgaagaTCGGCAGCATTGATACCAGAtgctagggtatataggagtgctgttaaaGATGTCagaagtaaagatcaccatttAGTAGTGTCTGGGGTTAAGTCAAAGCTGAAATTATGGAAGGGTTAA